Proteins co-encoded in one Polyangiaceae bacterium genomic window:
- a CDS encoding response regulator, whose amino-acid sequence MNKELGKEPLGIHVLVVDDDAPLVRALLRLVEGMGHVGFGAHTLAEAKGIADQEHLDVAIVDWVLEDCIGEDICAMLRERSPRPSIAILTGSEDPDLPERSDLVGAIAFLKKPLQADDLSSLLRTVKRIRDDATSRPPPCLPVAIDRSRWELRVNGNVYGGLSPHEFQMVECLVANTDQVVPWEQLRVAAGCNSIHAAQTMLAEIRRKLGEHGRLVKTARGIGVVFRSVPAAK is encoded by the coding sequence ATGAACAAGGAACTGGGCAAGGAACCCTTGGGGATCCACGTACTGGTGGTGGACGACGACGCGCCGCTCGTCCGAGCACTGCTGCGACTGGTGGAGGGAATGGGGCACGTCGGGTTCGGCGCCCACACCCTGGCCGAGGCCAAAGGGATCGCAGATCAGGAGCACCTAGACGTCGCGATCGTGGATTGGGTGCTGGAGGACTGTATCGGTGAAGACATCTGCGCCATGTTGCGGGAGCGCTCCCCTCGACCCAGCATCGCGATCTTGACAGGCTCCGAGGATCCGGATCTCCCTGAGCGATCGGATCTCGTCGGGGCGATCGCGTTCCTGAAGAAGCCCCTGCAGGCCGACGACCTGAGCTCGCTTCTCCGCACGGTCAAGCGTATTCGCGATGACGCGACCTCCCGGCCACCTCCATGCCTGCCTGTCGCGATCGACCGGAGCCGCTGGGAGCTGCGCGTGAACGGTAACGTCTACGGCGGGCTTTCTCCTCACGAGTTTCAGATGGTGGAATGTCTGGTGGCAAACACGGATCAGGTCGTTCCATGGGAGCAGCTGCGGGTCGCAGCCGGCTGCAACTCGATCCACGCAGCCCAGACCATGCTCGCGGAGATTCGTCGAAAGCTCGGCGAGCATGGGCGGCTGGTCAAGACCGCTCGCGGAATAGGCGTAGTTTTTCGCTCCGTTCCAGCCGCGAAATGA
- a CDS encoding Rpn family recombination-promoting nuclease/putative transposase, whose protein sequence is MPRLAPVVALEAILVSSKSPHDGLFRFVFSQREPASVLLGMLLPTGLARRARWSTLRAVPTGFVDAELSERYSDLCFSLRIGRRSALVYVLLEHQSSPERLMPLRLLGYMHRMWMHYLGEHPRARRLPLIIPLVVSNTRGPWRAPRRFKDLIALDAPLEAELTRFVPQFEYLVDDLLAPASTGTRRPMENAIAELTLRLLAAARTDVDVLALLSQSYDLLEAVRRAPNGLAALVAIAHYTLAQSAKQPAAVRRLFHKLGTEGEVAHMTAAHILTKQARLEGREEGRLEGREEGRLEGREEGRVEGRADLIVQLLSSKFGALPESVQTRVHAASERALDAMAMRLLSAERLDEVLALANGGARGTRKK, encoded by the coding sequence ATGCCTCGCCTCGCGCCCGTGGTCGCACTCGAAGCCATCCTGGTTTCCAGCAAGTCACCCCATGATGGCTTGTTTCGCTTCGTGTTTTCCCAACGCGAGCCAGCGAGCGTGCTGCTCGGGATGCTCCTTCCCACCGGGTTGGCGCGGCGAGCGAGGTGGTCGACGTTGCGGGCAGTGCCCACTGGATTCGTCGACGCCGAGCTCAGCGAGCGATACTCGGACTTGTGCTTCAGTCTGCGCATCGGTCGTCGAAGCGCACTGGTCTACGTGCTGCTGGAGCACCAGAGCTCCCCCGAGCGCCTGATGCCTCTGCGTCTGCTCGGGTACATGCATCGCATGTGGATGCACTACTTGGGCGAACATCCGCGGGCCCGTCGGCTTCCGCTGATCATTCCACTGGTGGTGAGCAACACTCGCGGTCCTTGGCGCGCTCCGAGGCGCTTCAAGGATCTCATAGCCCTCGACGCGCCCCTTGAAGCCGAGCTGACTCGCTTCGTGCCGCAATTCGAGTATCTGGTGGACGATCTGCTGGCGCCTGCGTCGACCGGCACGCGCCGGCCGATGGAGAACGCCATTGCCGAGCTGACTTTGCGCCTCTTGGCGGCGGCGCGAACGGACGTCGACGTGCTGGCGTTGCTCAGCCAAAGCTACGATTTGTTGGAGGCGGTCCGGCGAGCCCCGAACGGCCTGGCTGCCCTCGTCGCGATTGCGCACTATACTCTGGCCCAGAGCGCCAAGCAGCCAGCGGCCGTGCGCCGTTTGTTTCACAAGCTAGGGACCGAAGGAGAAGTGGCCCACATGACTGCAGCTCACATCTTGACGAAGCAAGCGCGCCTCGAAGGGCGCGAAGAGGGACGCCTCGAAGGGCGCGAAGAGGGACGCCTCGAAGGGCGCGAAGAGGGACGCGTTGAAGGGCGCGCAGACCTTATCGTGCAGCTGCTCTCGAGCAAGTTTGGCGCGCTGCCCGAATCTGTGCAGACGCGAGTCCACGCTGCATCGGAGCGCGCGCTGGACGCGATGGCCATGCGCTTGCTTTCGGCTGAGCGCCTCGATGAGGTGCTTGCGCTAGCGAACGGCGGCGCGCGGGGAACGCGCAAGAAGTAG
- a CDS encoding toxin TcdB middle/N-terminal domain-containing protein: MKRRARRLAALCAATLVTVVPAFAETSAPSEQVEAVDSSQLQSEQPVASQDDDSTAMSSAKDTASNGPAAPAKDATEAPKTPEVPAPETAALPTGGDKSGVTSKSISVPKGSGTIQGMEESFSAQLSTGIATFSVPFALPAARGGAQPSLGLSYSSSGGFGVAGAGWSVGVPYIARQTDRGVPGYSDQAGWHPNQDRFVFNGGQELVPICLVGAGGTCSGALQSEAMPLWASGWQYFRPRVEGSFLRFFWSPDHQTWRVQDKSGVTMELGVPLNDTSYTQALERDPDQATAIYRWHLVRQYDTYGDANPASGAPAPVNVVVYRYFQDGGMAYLSDIYDTPPKTNAATAALATYAHHTRLVYSARPDPTHSYRSGFRINQGLRLVRVDVASKDFSSGTAAARHQLRRYHLDYDPLSHISLLASVQVEGRCDALEGNAPAESNEALPDSTSCARLPAMRFDYSHVQPYNTSGGPGVADLNGYEGFDERLRTITSSPPHSVDEQLTDLFDINADSLPDVLVTAVGVYGTGHGVFFNGAAGAMDSFTGAQPMSVTGVLGAGASTITLKNLNVAALDLDGDGMSDLLHMPKVSTYSVYGPEKGTAGWTWKGRVVGTSDGLSPRIDLGKDSLDTQVMDVNFDGLVDVVVSSGTEMQTYFALGRYPGGDGRFGRATWTGATTAAQYTDPVRTCVPWSATPIRFSDSDIKTADMNGDGITDIVRVRKGDIRYWPGRGNGFWGTGRRDDCGAGTFGTNRHVTMTSSPQYTDIQGESLRLDDVNGDGLTDLVQVRFNGVDVWLNVDGSSWTPRHIIENTPPSPSYANRVRLVDINGSGTRDILWGDSGGYKYMDLAGGSRPSVLTRVENGLGKTTTLEYSTSAEEMLAAEQAGSPWSSKMPTSVHVVKRVVETDNLVVAGAGPAMYVTEYSYRDPVYEGRQREFRGFRSASAKRIGDANSPTDITESTFLLGECTDETPSNGVDECAISERWRDNPNEALKGLPVISEKRDEGGVYLSTEVTRYRLRRLYTGLDGREVRHAFSTGQDNYLYDVGAWAPASSTVTPTTVEVETTLGQPPDAALAKTTSVTLRSSTGRRQLKSDATVDEFGNRLTAVASGCIAGCTAADEVITTTTTPGRPTNDPTGWLWRTVSSKVVGNQYFNGDLQVTANTYDERGALTAVTKTLTGTLALDRFHATGASVAPTPVDASSDGTISVSNTYDDHGNLTREEAPDDRCRDVGYDDDYAQLPKTEMSFLGGCDSSNYFVTTASYDRGLAQVTHVFDIQGQPTAVAYDGFGRLTSITPPSPTIPAGSSPLPSVKIEYFLPTELGTPTAPTAYSIIHTQTHDGDALTDDEYLQSWSYVDGLGRTLVTLSEADTDANDAAAWIASGRVLYDAKGAVARKYLDHFVSVVPNAFPLAALPQEGSDPVPFGTQSYDAFGRNVLTTDLDGTVTLFTSYHALSSDMWDAADLEIGAATYGSYATETKDGHGRTVSTIERFKQSGAPKERETVTTYVPTGEPLTITRKLVGTSSQVTRWLRYDSLGRMVLNVEPNTSENFTTDHTALPSNLKAWHYVYNDNGELVGTSDARGCGVNFTYDNVGRLQSEDYSPCMTYHIGYSAPVLSTKINYEVYYQYDTAPTIIANNIPPGYFNETDETFLVGRLVAVMDMAAISVSKYDGRGRVIDSARRIAKPGIFQNSFANRYTTHWFQKSTAYDAADREISTTTGASISEVMAGGTASTIFTEYSRRGTVKRVDSSYGELVTSTTRSADGLMSQIVYGDIAHTTSDLGYDTRRRLVSATTERVAPGIWTSPPAGYTPTSTTLPSNQELLQKDEIDYDVVGNPTSIFDMRDGDEWPDEAKPVNRVFEYDDFYRLTRADYTYTGANTWKSPHDADNPGFPADPRRTKPMGQVSFTNRINWQTYAYDWLGNTSASDDDADGFYDRSLGTINNSSTKPYQLTTASNETTPGSPVAREGNLATAFDAAGNLTRLHVRRNGACLPSSWKCNHIFEYRYDEVGRLVYARRWDVTAANLGTPADPLPTTSQAGHVINTYDASDTRVIRQSYGPTHNTVYVFDTLELRMSDLVTSGSPPTSDYTLSKWTEVPYLIANGVRLARVNYAESSPEIGGNQAHVFLELSDHLGSNNIVIDHATSELVERGTYQPYGATESDYRPDRWESFREDYKFTGKEEDVTVGLHYFGKRFLSTHLNRWVSADPLTIHGLGADPNVYAYVSGRALQAVDPLGLEPLSKDAAPDPPAAGQSTPGRDAVQKVLEANGVVAADSAPAAIDCRAGCAGLDKLTSDFEEPLWTAPTQAQRDEASLKGLAKTGIDIARAGVTAGSVPFGPGAWYTASKLDAKLAELAPTRPAHPTLAADFERNAAGSG; encoded by the coding sequence ATGAAGAGGCGAGCCCGCCGCTTGGCGGCGCTGTGCGCGGCAACGCTGGTCACGGTCGTGCCCGCCTTTGCCGAGACGTCTGCGCCCTCGGAGCAAGTCGAAGCCGTCGACTCGAGTCAGCTGCAGTCCGAACAGCCCGTCGCATCCCAGGATGACGACTCGACTGCGATGTCGTCCGCGAAGGACACCGCGAGCAACGGCCCCGCCGCGCCGGCGAAAGACGCGACGGAGGCACCGAAGACGCCGGAAGTTCCAGCGCCGGAAACGGCTGCGCTGCCGACCGGAGGGGACAAGAGCGGCGTCACGAGCAAGAGCATCAGCGTGCCCAAGGGCTCGGGCACCATTCAAGGCATGGAGGAGAGCTTCAGCGCGCAGCTCTCGACGGGGATCGCGACCTTCTCCGTGCCCTTTGCGCTGCCTGCGGCTCGCGGCGGCGCCCAGCCGAGCTTGGGTCTTTCCTACAGCTCCAGCGGCGGCTTCGGTGTGGCTGGCGCTGGATGGTCTGTCGGCGTTCCCTACATCGCGCGGCAGACGGATCGCGGTGTTCCCGGCTACTCCGACCAGGCGGGTTGGCATCCCAATCAAGATCGCTTCGTCTTCAACGGTGGACAGGAGCTCGTCCCCATCTGTCTGGTGGGTGCGGGCGGAACGTGCAGCGGCGCGCTTCAGAGTGAAGCGATGCCCCTGTGGGCGTCTGGCTGGCAGTACTTCCGTCCCCGGGTCGAGGGCTCCTTCCTGCGCTTCTTCTGGTCACCGGACCACCAGACCTGGCGGGTGCAGGACAAGAGTGGCGTGACCATGGAGCTCGGCGTTCCCCTGAACGATACGAGCTACACGCAAGCGCTGGAACGCGATCCCGATCAGGCCACGGCCATCTATCGCTGGCACTTGGTGCGTCAGTACGACACCTACGGTGACGCGAACCCGGCGAGCGGGGCGCCCGCGCCGGTGAACGTCGTCGTCTACCGCTACTTCCAAGACGGCGGCATGGCGTACCTGTCGGACATCTACGACACGCCGCCGAAGACCAATGCGGCGACCGCGGCACTGGCGACCTACGCGCATCACACGCGCTTGGTCTACTCCGCGCGACCAGATCCTACCCATTCGTACCGCTCTGGCTTCCGCATCAACCAGGGACTGCGCTTGGTACGCGTGGACGTGGCCAGCAAGGACTTTTCCAGCGGAACTGCAGCCGCGCGTCACCAATTGCGGCGCTATCACCTGGACTACGACCCGCTCAGCCACATCTCGCTCCTCGCAAGCGTGCAGGTAGAGGGTCGCTGCGACGCACTCGAAGGCAACGCACCGGCGGAGAGCAACGAGGCACTGCCCGACAGCACCAGCTGCGCTCGCCTGCCCGCCATGCGCTTCGACTACAGCCACGTCCAGCCCTACAACACCAGCGGCGGCCCTGGCGTCGCGGATCTGAATGGGTATGAGGGATTCGACGAGCGACTGCGCACCATCACCTCCAGCCCGCCGCACTCGGTAGATGAACAGCTGACGGATCTGTTCGACATCAACGCTGACAGCTTGCCCGACGTGCTGGTGACGGCCGTGGGCGTGTACGGCACGGGCCACGGTGTGTTCTTCAACGGCGCTGCTGGCGCGATGGATTCCTTCACGGGCGCACAGCCCATGAGCGTGACCGGAGTCCTTGGCGCCGGTGCGAGCACCATCACGCTGAAGAACCTGAACGTCGCCGCGCTGGATCTGGATGGCGACGGCATGAGCGATCTGCTGCACATGCCCAAGGTCAGCACCTACTCTGTGTACGGACCGGAGAAGGGCACGGCGGGTTGGACCTGGAAGGGCCGCGTGGTCGGCACGAGCGACGGCCTGTCGCCGCGGATCGATCTCGGAAAAGACAGCCTCGACACCCAGGTGATGGACGTGAACTTCGACGGCCTGGTGGACGTGGTCGTCAGTAGTGGCACGGAGATGCAGACCTACTTCGCGCTGGGTCGCTACCCGGGAGGCGACGGTCGCTTCGGTCGGGCTACCTGGACGGGCGCAACCACCGCGGCCCAGTACACGGATCCGGTGCGCACCTGTGTGCCCTGGAGTGCGACGCCGATTCGCTTCAGCGATTCCGACATCAAGACTGCGGACATGAACGGTGACGGCATCACCGACATCGTGCGCGTGCGCAAGGGCGACATTCGCTATTGGCCAGGCCGTGGCAACGGCTTCTGGGGGACGGGGCGGCGTGATGACTGCGGAGCCGGCACCTTCGGTACCAATCGCCACGTCACGATGACCTCCAGCCCCCAATACACGGACATTCAGGGCGAAAGCTTGCGCCTGGACGACGTGAATGGCGACGGGCTCACGGATCTGGTGCAGGTGCGCTTCAACGGGGTGGACGTGTGGCTCAATGTGGACGGTTCGAGCTGGACGCCCCGCCACATCATCGAGAACACACCGCCTTCGCCCTCCTATGCAAACCGTGTTCGCCTGGTCGACATCAACGGGTCGGGGACGCGCGACATCCTCTGGGGCGACTCGGGCGGCTACAAGTACATGGACCTGGCTGGCGGCAGCCGACCTTCGGTGCTCACCCGCGTGGAGAACGGTCTCGGCAAGACCACCACCCTGGAGTACTCGACTTCGGCGGAGGAAATGCTAGCCGCCGAGCAGGCAGGGAGCCCTTGGAGCTCCAAGATGCCCACCTCGGTGCACGTGGTCAAACGCGTGGTCGAGACCGATAACCTGGTCGTGGCCGGAGCAGGGCCGGCCATGTACGTGACCGAGTATAGCTACCGTGACCCTGTATACGAGGGGCGGCAGCGGGAGTTCCGCGGCTTCCGCTCGGCGAGCGCCAAGCGCATCGGCGACGCGAACAGCCCCACGGACATCACCGAATCGACCTTCCTCTTGGGCGAGTGCACGGACGAAACTCCGAGCAACGGTGTGGACGAGTGCGCGATCAGTGAGCGTTGGCGCGACAACCCGAACGAGGCTCTGAAGGGACTGCCCGTCATCAGCGAGAAGCGCGACGAGGGCGGCGTCTACCTCTCCACCGAAGTGACCCGCTACCGACTGCGGCGGCTGTACACCGGTCTGGATGGCCGCGAGGTGCGCCACGCCTTCTCTACCGGACAGGACAACTACCTGTATGACGTCGGCGCATGGGCTCCCGCGTCATCGACCGTCACGCCGACCACGGTCGAAGTGGAAACCACGCTGGGCCAGCCTCCAGACGCAGCACTCGCAAAGACGACGAGTGTCACGTTGCGCAGCAGCACCGGGCGCCGTCAGCTGAAGAGCGACGCGACGGTGGACGAGTTCGGAAACCGGCTCACGGCCGTCGCGAGCGGCTGCATCGCGGGCTGCACCGCTGCGGACGAGGTGATTACCACGACCACCACGCCGGGCCGCCCCACGAACGACCCCACGGGCTGGCTCTGGCGGACGGTGTCCTCGAAGGTTGTGGGCAATCAGTACTTCAATGGCGACCTGCAGGTGACTGCCAATACCTACGACGAGCGGGGCGCGCTCACCGCGGTGACCAAGACGCTGACCGGAACGCTTGCGCTGGATCGCTTTCACGCAACCGGTGCCAGCGTTGCACCCACTCCCGTCGACGCCTCTAGCGATGGGACGATCAGTGTCAGCAATACCTATGACGACCACGGGAACTTGACCCGCGAAGAGGCTCCCGACGATCGCTGTCGGGACGTGGGCTATGACGACGACTACGCCCAGCTGCCCAAGACCGAGATGAGCTTCCTCGGCGGTTGTGACAGCTCCAACTACTTCGTGACCACCGCGAGCTACGACCGCGGACTGGCGCAGGTCACTCACGTCTTCGACATTCAGGGGCAACCAACCGCTGTTGCGTACGACGGTTTCGGTCGGCTCACCTCGATCACGCCCCCGAGTCCGACCATTCCGGCCGGCTCGTCGCCGCTGCCGAGTGTGAAGATCGAGTACTTTCTGCCAACCGAGTTGGGGACACCGACCGCTCCGACGGCCTATTCGATCATTCATACCCAGACCCACGACGGCGACGCCCTGACCGACGACGAGTACCTGCAGAGCTGGAGTTACGTGGACGGCCTCGGGCGCACCCTGGTGACCCTGAGCGAGGCAGACACAGACGCGAACGACGCGGCCGCCTGGATCGCGAGCGGTCGCGTGCTCTACGACGCCAAGGGCGCTGTGGCTCGGAAGTACCTTGACCACTTCGTGAGCGTGGTACCCAACGCCTTCCCACTTGCGGCCCTGCCACAGGAGGGGAGTGACCCGGTGCCATTCGGCACGCAATCCTACGATGCCTTCGGTAGGAATGTGCTCACCACGGATCTGGACGGAACGGTCACGCTGTTCACGAGCTACCACGCGCTCTCGTCGGACATGTGGGATGCGGCCGATCTCGAGATTGGCGCAGCCACGTATGGGAGCTACGCGACTGAAACGAAGGACGGGCATGGTCGCACCGTCTCCACCATCGAGCGTTTCAAACAAAGCGGCGCGCCTAAAGAGCGTGAGACCGTCACCACCTACGTTCCCACCGGCGAGCCGCTGACCATCACGCGCAAGTTGGTCGGTACGTCCAGCCAGGTGACGCGCTGGCTGCGCTACGACTCGTTGGGGCGGATGGTCCTGAACGTGGAGCCCAACACCTCCGAGAACTTCACGACGGACCACACCGCGCTGCCCTCCAACCTGAAGGCCTGGCACTACGTCTACAACGACAATGGCGAGCTGGTCGGCACCAGCGACGCACGCGGCTGCGGCGTCAACTTCACCTACGACAACGTGGGCCGCTTGCAGAGCGAGGACTACTCGCCGTGCATGACGTACCACATCGGCTACAGCGCGCCGGTGCTCAGCACCAAGATCAACTACGAAGTCTACTACCAGTACGACACCGCGCCGACGATCATCGCGAACAACATTCCCCCCGGCTACTTCAACGAGACCGACGAAACGTTCCTGGTGGGCCGATTGGTGGCCGTGATGGACATGGCGGCGATCAGCGTGTCCAAGTACGACGGCCGCGGGCGCGTGATAGATAGCGCCCGCCGTATCGCCAAGCCGGGCATCTTCCAAAACTCCTTCGCCAATCGCTACACCACTCACTGGTTCCAGAAGTCCACCGCCTATGACGCAGCGGACCGCGAGATTTCGACGACCACCGGTGCGTCAATCAGCGAAGTCATGGCAGGTGGCACCGCGAGCACCATCTTCACTGAGTACTCCCGACGCGGGACGGTCAAGCGCGTGGACAGCAGCTACGGCGAGCTCGTCACGAGCACGACTCGAAGCGCTGACGGCTTGATGAGCCAGATCGTGTACGGTGATATCGCGCACACCACCAGCGACCTCGGGTATGACACGCGCAGGCGACTCGTTAGCGCCACGACCGAGCGCGTCGCCCCCGGCATTTGGACCAGCCCGCCCGCGGGATACACGCCCACCTCGACTACCCTGCCGAGCAATCAAGAGCTGCTGCAGAAGGACGAGATCGACTACGACGTCGTGGGCAATCCCACATCGATCTTCGACATGCGCGACGGTGACGAGTGGCCCGACGAAGCCAAGCCCGTCAACCGCGTCTTCGAGTACGACGACTTCTATCGCCTGACCCGCGCTGACTACACCTACACGGGAGCCAACACCTGGAAGTCCCCCCACGACGCCGACAATCCCGGCTTTCCCGCCGACCCCCGGCGCACCAAGCCCATGGGTCAGGTCTCCTTCACCAATCGCATCAACTGGCAGACCTATGCCTACGACTGGCTCGGCAACACCAGCGCTTCGGACGACGACGCCGACGGCTTCTACGATCGCTCCCTTGGCACAATCAACAACTCGAGCACCAAGCCCTACCAGCTCACCACCGCCAGCAACGAAACGACGCCCGGCTCTCCCGTCGCGCGCGAAGGCAACCTGGCCACCGCCTTCGATGCCGCCGGCAACCTCACCCGCCTCCACGTCCGCCGCAATGGCGCCTGCCTTCCCTCGTCGTGGAAGTGCAACCACATCTTCGAATACCGCTACGACGAGGTAGGGCGTCTCGTGTACGCCCGCCGCTGGGACGTCACGGCCGCGAACCTCGGAACCCCCGCCGACCCGCTGCCGACCACGAGCCAAGCCGGCCACGTGATCAACACCTACGACGCGTCGGACACCCGAGTCATCCGCCAGTCCTACGGACCGACCCACAACACCGTGTACGTGTTTGACACCCTCGAACTCCGCATGAGCGACCTGGTCACGAGCGGCAGCCCGCCTACATCGGACTACACGCTCAGCAAGTGGACCGAGGTGCCCTACTTGATCGCCAACGGTGTGCGCCTAGCCCGCGTCAACTACGCCGAATCCTCCCCCGAAATCGGGGGCAACCAGGCCCACGTCTTCCTCGAGCTGAGCGACCACCTGGGCTCCAACAACATCGTCATCGACCACGCCACCAGCGAGCTAGTCGAACGCGGCACCTACCAACCCTACGGCGCCACCGAATCCGACTACCGCCCCGACCGCTGGGAAAGCTTCCGCGAAGACTACAAATTCACGGGGAAGGAAGAGGATGTCACCGTTGGGCTGCACTATTTTGGGAAGCGGTTTCTCAGCACGCATCTGAACAGGTGGGTGAGTGCGGATCCGCTCACGATCCATGGGCTGGGCGCGGACCCGAATGTGTACGCGTACGTGTCGGGGCGGGCGCTGCAGGCGGTTGATCCGCTTGGGTTGGAGCCGCTATCGAAAGACGCTGCCCCTGACCCGCCTGCGGCGGGACAGTCCACGCCCGGTCGCGACGCCGTCCAGAAGGTTCTGGAGGCGAACGGCGTCGTCGCGGCGGATTCGGCGCCAGCTGCAATCGACTGCCGCGCTGGTTGTGCCGGATTGGACAAGCTCACAAGTGACTTCGAAGAGCCGCTCTGGACAGCGCCGACCCAGGCGCAACGCGATGAAGCGTCCCTGAAGGGCTTGGCAAAGACCGGAATCGACATCGCTCGAGCGGG
- a CDS encoding HD domain-containing protein: protein MPSPQDVEARIAADPALAQLRARVAPRLSDDPGHDLQHCLRVAAWTLRLGGASVDPREAIAAALLHDVVNPPKNDPGRATASERSAELGREWLTDLHFERDAIDRICDAIRDHSHSRGVVPEAPLGRALQDADRLEALGAIGLMRCVATGARLQGHFFHSVDLWAKARPLDDHRYSVDHFFTKLLHLSGTMCTEAGRLEAQRRTAFLEQFLAQLETELGVKR, encoded by the coding sequence ATGCCTTCCCCCCAAGACGTCGAAGCGCGCATCGCCGCGGACCCAGCTCTCGCGCAGCTTCGCGCCCGTGTCGCCCCGCGGCTCTCGGATGACCCCGGACACGACTTGCAGCATTGCCTGCGTGTGGCGGCCTGGACGCTTCGACTCGGAGGCGCGAGCGTGGATCCGCGCGAAGCGATCGCGGCGGCCTTACTCCACGACGTCGTCAATCCGCCCAAGAACGACCCCGGGCGCGCGACGGCGAGCGAGCGTTCGGCCGAGCTCGGTCGGGAGTGGCTCACCGATCTGCACTTCGAACGGGACGCCATCGATCGCATCTGCGACGCCATTCGTGACCACAGCCACAGCCGCGGCGTCGTGCCGGAAGCGCCCCTGGGCCGTGCGCTCCAAGACGCAGATCGCCTGGAGGCACTTGGAGCCATCGGTCTGATGCGTTGTGTGGCCACCGGCGCGCGGCTGCAGGGTCACTTCTTTCATTCAGTCGATCTCTGGGCCAAGGCCCGCCCCCTCGACGACCATCGCTACTCCGTCGATCACTTCTTCACCAAGCTGCTTCACCTGTCCGGCACCATGTGCACCGAAGCGGGACGCCTCGAGGCTCAGCGCCGCACGGCATTCCTCGAGCAATTCCTGGCTCAGCTCGAAACGGAACTCGGTGTGAAGCGCTAG